In Allomuricauda ruestringensis DSM 13258, the following proteins share a genomic window:
- a CDS encoding RagB/SusD family nutrient uptake outer membrane protein, with amino-acid sequence MKNSNNPVYKIVFVLIAILFVQSCSDKFEDREGQLNADDLDYTATEDMVQALIGSYYVIATRGWEEPLLLSVRGDDVNAGGLGDQQPFADTDNFVYDQGYWMYNSLWNVHYGDIVELNTQIALIENFKDFADESEKATADQYIAEIKVMRAWLHFNLARVWSDVFIIESTQPDAEIANGPATKQEMMQYISDQMEEAIPVLPNLRPNERTDIPGGVTRYTAYALKAMAHMEMEDYQGMADACAAIINSNKFSLYPDFYSLFKKPGELSDESLFELQFSDYGSSTSDEFYHLYAPFGPQGWTPARENASDGWGFYEPSMKFIKFMLDRDEAVRLETSVLWTDRGIAELQTDPNYATLPSFVNNTTRDGDVINDYARALFASGKHYLPSVQLTNQRNNYGGGKNMIVMRYAEILLMYAEALTRGASGSGMTADQAVNLVRNRAGMPSLSGVSSSDVMDEKFAELGMEWGIRYYDMIRLDNYSELSYDGRTFTANKELLPYPQAQLDALPTLGGGSSDD; translated from the coding sequence ATGAAGAATAGTAATAACCCAGTATATAAAATAGTATTTGTCTTGATTGCGATACTCTTTGTCCAATCATGCTCCGACAAATTTGAAGATAGGGAAGGTCAGCTCAATGCAGATGACCTGGATTACACCGCAACCGAGGATATGGTTCAAGCGTTGATCGGCTCCTATTATGTAATTGCTACAAGAGGATGGGAAGAACCTTTATTGCTTTCCGTTCGTGGAGATGATGTAAATGCAGGGGGCCTCGGAGATCAACAACCTTTTGCGGACACCGATAATTTTGTTTATGACCAAGGTTATTGGATGTACAATTCACTTTGGAATGTCCACTATGGTGACATAGTCGAATTGAACACCCAGATAGCGCTGATAGAAAATTTCAAAGACTTCGCCGATGAAAGCGAGAAGGCAACGGCAGACCAATACATTGCAGAGATAAAAGTGATGAGGGCGTGGTTGCATTTCAATCTGGCAAGGGTTTGGAGCGATGTTTTTATCATCGAGTCCACACAGCCTGATGCTGAAATAGCCAACGGACCTGCCACCAAGCAAGAGATGATGCAATATATCTCCGACCAAATGGAGGAGGCCATTCCTGTATTGCCCAACTTAAGGCCAAATGAAAGAACGGACATACCCGGGGGTGTAACACGCTATACGGCTTATGCATTAAAAGCCATGGCACACATGGAAATGGAAGATTATCAAGGTATGGCAGATGCCTGTGCCGCGATAATCAACTCCAATAAATTTTCTTTGTACCCAGATTTTTATAGCCTTTTCAAAAAACCTGGCGAATTGAGCGACGAAAGCCTGTTCGAGCTACAGTTTTCCGATTACGGTTCCAGTACAAGTGATGAGTTTTACCACCTTTATGCACCTTTTGGTCCCCAAGGTTGGACCCCTGCAAGGGAAAACGCATCCGATGGGTGGGGCTTTTACGAACCAAGCATGAAGTTTATCAAATTTATGTTGGACAGGGACGAAGCTGTTCGTTTGGAGACCAGTGTATTGTGGACAGACCGTGGCATTGCAGAATTACAAACAGACCCCAATTATGCCACCCTTCCTTCTTTTGTAAATAACACCACAAGAGATGGCGATGTGATCAATGACTACGCAAGGGCCTTGTTCGCCAGTGGTAAGCACTACTTACCATCCGTACAATTAACAAACCAGAGGAATAACTATGGTGGCGGTAAAAACATGATTGTGATGCGTTATGCAGAAATATTGTTGATGTATGCCGAAGCCTTGACCCGTGGTGCAAGCGGTTCTGGAATGACAGCAGACCAAGCTGTAAACCTGGTTCGTAACAGAGCGGGAATGCCTTCGTTGTCGGGAGTTTCTTCCAGTGACGTAATGGACGAAAAATTCGCCGAGTTAGGTATGGAATGGGGAATCCGCTATTACGATATGATTCGCTTGGATAACTACTCCGAACTGAGCTATGATGGTAGAACCTTTACGGCAAATAAAGAACTATTGCCATATCCACAAGCCCAATTGGATGCACTTCCGACCTTGGGTGGAGGGAGTAGCGATGATTAA
- a CDS encoding glucoamylase family protein, producing MIKTTISLFLVSIVMVSCGGGDDYTYVPTEPELPGKGSDDDDDEVPTISDEALLDLTQETTFKYFWDFADVNSGGARERYHPNDPANSEGVVTAGGTGFGLMAILVGIERGFISRTEGLERLNTLLDFLENADRFHGAWSHWINGSSGAVIPFSDLDDGGDLVETAFLAQGLICVKEYFKNGTDAEQALAQQADELWKGVEWDWYTQNQDVLYWHWSPNHGFDINLQLKGYNEVLITYIMAAASPNFGIEKQVYSNGWASSGGIKSANTQYGYPLLVRHNGSEQFGGPLFWAHYSYLGLDPRNLSDEYVDYWDVNVNHTMINYEYCVKNPDNYEDYGEDCWGLTASYSRNNDGSMGYNAHSPSNDTGIISPTAAISSIPYAPDKSLDAMHYFYRNRDDLLGPAGFYDAFSPEYNWVAEAYLAIDQGPQIIMIENYRTGLLWDLFMANEDVQAGLTKLGF from the coding sequence ATGATTAAAACCACGATATCCCTTTTTCTTGTTTCCATAGTGATGGTATCTTGTGGGGGAGGAGATGATTATACCTATGTTCCCACAGAGCCAGAACTTCCGGGCAAAGGTTCCGATGATGATGATGATGAGGTGCCCACCATCTCTGATGAAGCATTGTTGGATTTGACCCAAGAAACCACCTTTAAATATTTTTGGGACTTTGCCGATGTCAACTCGGGAGGGGCGAGAGAAAGGTATCACCCGAATGACCCTGCTAACAGTGAAGGAGTCGTGACCGCTGGAGGCACAGGATTTGGGTTGATGGCCATTTTGGTCGGAATCGAAAGAGGGTTTATCTCCAGAACCGAAGGGTTGGAGCGATTGAATACTTTGTTGGATTTCCTCGAAAATGCCGACCGCTTTCATGGAGCTTGGTCCCATTGGATCAATGGTTCCAGCGGAGCCGTGATTCCTTTTAGCGATTTGGATGATGGTGGTGATCTAGTGGAAACCGCTTTTTTGGCTCAAGGACTTATCTGTGTAAAGGAATATTTCAAAAACGGTACAGATGCCGAACAAGCTTTGGCACAACAAGCCGATGAGCTTTGGAAAGGTGTTGAATGGGATTGGTACACGCAAAATCAAGATGTACTGTATTGGCACTGGAGTCCCAACCACGGTTTCGATATCAATCTTCAACTTAAGGGTTATAATGAGGTGTTGATCACCTACATTATGGCCGCAGCATCACCCAATTTTGGAATCGAAAAACAGGTATATTCCAACGGATGGGCCTCAAGTGGGGGTATCAAATCAGCAAATACCCAATACGGTTATCCACTTTTGGTTAGGCATAATGGCTCCGAGCAATTTGGAGGCCCTTTGTTTTGGGCACACTATTCCTATTTGGGGTTAGATCCAAGAAATCTGTCTGATGAGTATGTGGATTATTGGGACGTTAATGTAAATCACACCATGATCAATTACGAATATTGTGTCAAAAACCCGGACAACTACGAAGATTATGGAGAAGATTGTTGGGGACTGACAGCCAGTTATTCAAGAAATAATGATGGAAGCATGGGTTACAATGCCCATAGCCCAAGCAACGATACAGGAATTATATCCCCAACAGCGGCAATAAGCTCAATTCCTTACGCACCAGACAAATCTTTGGATGCGATGCATTACTTTTATAGGAATAGAGATGATTTATTGGGTCCGGCAGGGTTTTATGATGCCTTTAGTCCAGAATACAACTGGGTGGCAGAAGCTTATTTGGCCATAGACCAAGGTCCACAAATCATCATGATTGAAAATTACCGAACTGGTTTGCTTTGGGATTTGTTTATGGCAAATGAAGATGTTCAGGCCGGTTTGACCAAACTCGGATTCTGA
- the bglX gene encoding beta-glucosidase BglX — translation MHYKTLLVAFMGLAFFWGNAQKQIPEVEQLLQKMTIEEKIGQLNLLTPGGGVATGEVVSENVGAKIKTGQVGGLFGVAGPDRVRKAQELAVKESRLGIPLLIGSDVIHGYKTTYPIPLGLSSTWDMDLVRQAAQMAAREATADGINWNFSPMVDIARDPRWGRISEGAGEDPYLGSKIAEAMVKGYQGEDLAAVHTMLACVKHLALYGAAEAGRDYHTVDMGKIKMFNQYLPPYKAAIDAGAASVMSSFNDVDGVPATGNKWLLTDLLRTQWGFDGFVVSDYTSLNEMVPHGLGDLQAVSALALKAGLDMDMVGEGFLTTLKKSLDEGKITAEDITKACRRVLEAKYISGLFEDPYKYLDSKRPKNDILTKENRALARKLATRSFVLLKNHNNLLPLEKKGKIALIGPLADSRENMLGTWAPTGDFNLAVTILEGFNNVASNADIKYAKGANISDDVDFAKNVNALGRRITMDERSPEAMLKEAVDLAKTSDVVVAVVGEATEMSGESSSRTDISIPDIQKKLIKALVETGKPVALVLMSGRPLTIPEEFDLPVSILQVWHPGVEAGNAIADVVFGDYNPSGKLTATWPVNVGQIPIYHSTKVTGRPAPESGEFQKFRSNYLDAPNAPLLPFGYGLSYTTFDYSNLRLNKKEIHQGEAISATVTITNTGNYDGEEVVQLYLRDVVRSITPPKRQLKGFQKVMLKKGERKEVTITLSPDDLKFYNAQLEFVSEPGEFEVFVGTNSDAELSETFTLK, via the coding sequence ATGCACTATAAAACATTACTTGTCGCCTTTATGGGGTTAGCTTTTTTTTGGGGCAATGCCCAAAAACAAATACCTGAAGTAGAGCAACTACTACAAAAAATGACCATTGAAGAAAAAATCGGTCAGTTAAACTTGTTAACTCCAGGTGGAGGAGTTGCTACGGGCGAAGTAGTGAGTGAAAATGTAGGGGCGAAAATCAAGACGGGACAAGTAGGCGGACTTTTTGGCGTAGCAGGTCCGGACAGAGTAAGAAAAGCCCAAGAATTGGCTGTTAAAGAGAGCCGATTGGGTATCCCATTATTAATTGGTTCCGATGTGATTCATGGGTACAAGACCACATATCCAATTCCCTTGGGTCTATCATCCACCTGGGATATGGATTTGGTAAGACAAGCCGCTCAAATGGCAGCAAGGGAGGCAACTGCAGATGGAATCAACTGGAATTTTTCACCTATGGTGGATATTGCCCGCGACCCACGTTGGGGGCGTATTTCCGAAGGAGCGGGCGAAGACCCGTATCTTGGTTCCAAAATTGCCGAGGCCATGGTGAAAGGTTACCAAGGAGAGGATTTGGCAGCAGTACATACCATGTTGGCCTGTGTAAAGCACTTAGCGCTCTATGGCGCCGCCGAGGCTGGTCGTGATTATCATACGGTGGACATGGGCAAGATCAAAATGTTCAACCAATATCTGCCGCCCTACAAAGCTGCCATCGATGCCGGGGCAGCCAGCGTTATGAGTTCGTTTAATGATGTGGATGGTGTGCCAGCAACTGGTAACAAATGGTTGCTCACCGACTTGCTTCGCACACAATGGGGTTTTGATGGTTTCGTGGTTTCGGATTACACATCGCTCAACGAAATGGTCCCACACGGATTGGGAGACCTTCAGGCCGTTTCGGCATTGGCGTTAAAAGCTGGTTTGGATATGGATATGGTGGGTGAAGGTTTTCTGACCACTTTGAAAAAATCTTTGGATGAAGGAAAAATCACCGCAGAAGATATTACCAAGGCTTGTAGAAGGGTGTTGGAGGCCAAGTATATATCTGGACTTTTTGAAGACCCATACAAATATTTGGATTCCAAACGCCCCAAAAACGATATTCTGACAAAGGAAAACAGGGCATTGGCGCGCAAATTGGCAACTCGTTCCTTCGTTTTGTTGAAAAACCACAACAACCTACTTCCTTTGGAAAAGAAAGGAAAAATCGCCCTGATTGGCCCACTGGCCGATAGTAGGGAAAATATGTTAGGGACTTGGGCACCAACGGGTGATTTTAACCTGGCCGTTACCATTTTGGAAGGCTTTAATAATGTGGCATCAAATGCAGACATCAAATATGCAAAAGGCGCCAACATTTCTGACGATGTCGATTTTGCCAAGAATGTAAATGCTTTAGGTCGAAGGATAACAATGGATGAACGCTCACCAGAAGCCATGTTGAAAGAGGCCGTGGATCTAGCCAAAACTTCGGATGTTGTGGTGGCCGTAGTGGGTGAAGCCACCGAAATGAGCGGGGAGTCTTCCAGCCGTACCGATATTTCAATCCCGGACATTCAAAAGAAATTGATCAAAGCATTGGTAGAAACAGGAAAACCTGTTGCATTGGTGTTGATGAGCGGTAGGCCGCTGACCATTCCAGAAGAGTTCGACCTGCCCGTGTCCATTTTACAAGTTTGGCACCCCGGTGTGGAAGCAGGGAACGCTATCGCCGATGTGGTTTTTGGAGATTATAATCCCTCTGGAAAATTAACGGCTACTTGGCCTGTGAATGTGGGACAGATACCTATTTACCACAGTACAAAAGTCACTGGTAGGCCGGCACCGGAAAGCGGAGAGTTCCAAAAGTTCAGGTCAAACTATCTGGATGCACCCAATGCGCCTTTGTTGCCTTTTGGATATGGTTTGAGCTATACCACATTTGACTATTCCAATCTGCGGTTGAACAAAAAAGAGATCCATCAAGGTGAAGCTATTTCTGCTACTGTGACAATTACTAATACAGGTAATTATGACGGGGAAGAAGTAGTACAATTGTACCTTCGGGATGTGGTGAGGAGCATTACACCACCAAAACGCCAGTTAAAAGGTTTTCAAAAGGTGATGCTGAAGAAAGGGGAGCGTAAGGAGGTAACCATCACTTTGTCACCAGATGATCTGAAATTCTACAACGCCCAACTGGAATTTGTGTCGGAACCAGGAGAATTTGAAGTGTTTGTAGGAACTAATTCCGATGCCGAACTATCAGAAACATTTACGCTTAAATAA
- a CDS encoding LamG-like jellyroll fold domain-containing protein, whose protein sequence is MKYIVKSITMLLGLLVVSCNEGIDPITAVDAGVDETAPQVTITYPTEGVELMPFEEETSIDISFEVTDDIEVANITVSMDGSQIAAYNSFKDYRIVMEEVTYEGLGNGDHTVTVSATDIEGKTTTQEANFAKLAPYSAQFDGEVLYMPFNADYMDFISFQEAEEVGNPGFAGDAFLGADAFQGATDSYLTFPMDNLKSTEFSAAFWYKVNPTPDRAGILVVGDDAEDRNQGFRLFREGNADEQRIKLNVGTGSGESWNDGGVIDVTAGEWVHVAISISQTQSTIYFNGIEMLTSDMAAPIDWTDCEELHIGAGGPTFDYWDHGYDASQMDELRIFDKALTQSDVQIMINAANPYIPQYDGESLYMPFDGDYIDLMGSKAATQIGSPSFTDESQVGEQAYLGATDSYINYPAEGLKSSEFSGSFWYKVDANPDRAGIITIGDDEVDRFQGFRLFREGSADEQRIKLNVGTGSGESWNDGGVIDVTAGEWVHVAFTIASDESVIYFNGTEVLSSAMSAPIDWTGCDTFTIGAGGPTFDYWGHASDNSIIDDLRFYNKALSPEEVAEVFGGEVTPKNYGSTLYMSFDGSNIDDNSGEEATVVGTPSFAGESAVGSDAYAGAADSYLTFPIDGLFNNQFSGAFWYKVNADPDRAGILTVSPPMNGTDNDLSAGFRLIREGDASEQRIKLHLGTDAGDVWNDGEVIDATADVWVHVAFTVTETETLIYLNGEPVVNTGDMAGKTISWENCSILSIGSGAPNFIGWNHLSDLSYIDDLYLFDKSLTQEEIQEIMNN, encoded by the coding sequence ATGAAATATATAGTTAAATCCATAACGATGCTCTTGGGCCTTCTGGTGGTTTCTTGTAATGAGGGAATCGACCCTATAACGGCAGTCGATGCCGGGGTGGATGAAACAGCACCGCAGGTTACCATAACCTATCCTACCGAAGGAGTGGAACTCATGCCCTTCGAAGAAGAAACATCAATAGATATATCATTCGAAGTTACGGATGATATTGAGGTAGCGAATATCACCGTTTCCATGGATGGGTCACAAATAGCTGCATACAACTCTTTCAAGGATTATAGAATTGTTATGGAAGAAGTAACTTATGAAGGCTTGGGAAATGGCGATCATACGGTCACCGTATCAGCAACCGATATAGAGGGTAAAACAACCACACAAGAAGCAAACTTTGCCAAACTGGCACCATATAGCGCTCAATTTGATGGAGAGGTCCTTTATATGCCTTTCAATGCAGATTATATGGACTTTATCAGTTTCCAAGAGGCAGAGGAAGTAGGTAATCCAGGTTTTGCTGGAGATGCCTTTTTGGGTGCAGATGCTTTTCAGGGGGCCACAGATTCATACTTGACTTTCCCGATGGATAACCTAAAAAGCACAGAATTTAGTGCCGCATTCTGGTACAAGGTCAACCCAACGCCAGATAGAGCCGGAATTTTAGTGGTTGGCGACGATGCAGAAGACAGAAACCAAGGCTTCCGTTTGTTCCGCGAAGGAAACGCCGACGAACAGCGAATCAAATTAAATGTAGGCACCGGTTCTGGCGAAAGTTGGAACGATGGCGGTGTGATCGATGTAACCGCAGGGGAGTGGGTTCACGTAGCCATTTCAATTTCCCAGACCCAGAGTACAATATACTTTAACGGAATCGAAATGTTAACCTCCGATATGGCAGCACCAATAGATTGGACAGATTGTGAGGAATTGCATATTGGTGCCGGGGGTCCAACTTTTGACTATTGGGACCATGGCTATGATGCCAGTCAAATGGACGAACTACGCATTTTTGACAAAGCATTGACGCAAAGCGATGTTCAAATCATGATAAATGCCGCCAATCCATACATCCCTCAATACGATGGCGAATCATTGTATATGCCATTCGATGGAGATTACATCGATCTAATGGGAAGCAAAGCTGCCACCCAAATAGGTTCGCCAAGTTTCACCGATGAAAGTCAAGTAGGGGAACAAGCGTATTTGGGCGCCACCGATTCCTATATCAACTATCCAGCAGAAGGATTGAAGTCTTCAGAGTTCAGTGGGTCCTTCTGGTATAAAGTGGATGCCAACCCGGATAGGGCGGGAATCATAACAATTGGAGATGACGAAGTAGATCGTTTCCAAGGTTTCCGATTGTTCCGCGAGGGAAGTGCAGATGAACAGCGAATCAAATTAAATGTAGGAACAGGAAGCGGCGAAAGTTGGAACGATGGAGGTGTTATAGATGTAACCGCAGGTGAATGGGTACACGTTGCCTTTACCATAGCCAGTGATGAAAGCGTTATTTATTTCAATGGGACCGAAGTATTATCCTCCGCTATGTCAGCACCAATCGATTGGACCGGTTGCGATACCTTCACTATAGGTGCAGGTGGACCAACGTTCGATTATTGGGGTCATGCATCGGATAACAGTATCATTGATGACCTAAGATTCTACAACAAGGCCCTATCTCCGGAAGAAGTAGCTGAAGTTTTTGGAGGTGAGGTCACACCAAAAAACTACGGCTCCACACTTTACATGTCTTTTGACGGATCTAATATTGATGACAACTCCGGCGAAGAAGCTACAGTGGTAGGTACGCCTAGTTTTGCAGGTGAAAGTGCCGTAGGTAGCGATGCTTATGCAGGTGCTGCAGATTCTTATCTCACCTTCCCAATTGATGGATTGTTCAATAATCAATTTAGTGGAGCTTTCTGGTACAAGGTAAATGCTGACCCGGATAGGGCTGGAATCCTAACGGTAAGCCCTCCAATGAACGGAACAGATAATGATCTTTCAGCTGGCTTTAGGCTAATAAGGGAAGGCGATGCATCGGAGCAACGAATAAAACTTCATTTGGGAACCGATGCAGGAGACGTTTGGAACGACGGAGAAGTTATTGATGCCACCGCAGATGTGTGGGTGCACGTAGCTTTTACCGTTACCGAAACGGAAACCTTGATTTACTTGAATGGAGAACCTGTTGTAAACACAGGGGATATGGCTGGAAAAACCATAAGTTGGGAAAACTGCTCAATTCTTTCAATAGGTTCTGGCGCACCAAATTTTATTGGTTGGAACCACTTATCCGATTTGAGTTACATCGATGATCTATACCTTTTCGATAAGTCGCTGACCCAAGAGGAAATCCAAGAAATTATGAACAATTAG
- a CDS encoding prolyl oligopeptidase family serine peptidase: MTTRQLSFFILFLACNLVAAQWQSKYEAKMLIDGNDTLRYRIMYPKNFNEDRNYPVVLFLHGAGERGNDNETQLMNGAKLFATDYLQERYPAIVIFPQCPKDSYWASVDVDRSSYPINLDFKYSEGPTNPLKMVMDLLETTIQESYTNDNQIYLMGLSMGGMGTFELLSRKPETFAAAIPICGGGEPESVSVYVKNTPLWVFHGAQDNVVNPLQSMEMVSALLKAGVHPKFTIYDFANHNSWDPAFAEPDLLPWLFSHKKRTAGVTSE; this comes from the coding sequence ATGACAACAAGACAATTATCATTTTTTATTTTGTTCCTCGCTTGTAATTTGGTCGCTGCACAATGGCAATCAAAATACGAAGCCAAAATGCTTATTGATGGGAATGATACCTTACGATATCGTATTATGTATCCCAAGAACTTTAATGAGGATAGAAACTATCCCGTGGTGCTGTTTCTCCATGGAGCCGGAGAACGCGGAAATGATAATGAAACCCAATTGATGAACGGAGCAAAATTGTTTGCCACCGATTATTTACAGGAGCGATATCCTGCAATTGTAATATTTCCGCAGTGCCCAAAAGATAGTTACTGGGCCAGTGTAGATGTTGACAGAAGCTCATACCCAATCAATTTGGATTTTAAATATAGCGAAGGACCGACCAATCCCTTGAAAATGGTGATGGATTTGTTGGAAACCACTATTCAGGAGTCCTACACCAACGACAATCAAATTTATTTGATGGGTCTTTCTATGGGAGGAATGGGAACTTTTGAATTGTTGAGTAGAAAACCTGAGACATTTGCTGCCGCAATTCCAATTTGTGGAGGGGGCGAACCTGAATCCGTTTCAGTTTATGTCAAAAACACACCATTGTGGGTTTTTCATGGAGCACAGGATAATGTGGTAAACCCCTTGCAGTCTATGGAAATGGTTTCCGCTTTATTAAAAGCAGGTGTTCACCCAAAATTCACCATATACGATTTTGCTAATCATAATAGTTGGGACCCTGCATTCGCCGAACCAGATTTGTTACCATGGTTGTTTTCGCACAAGAAAAGAACTGCGGGCGTGACATCAGAATAG
- a CDS encoding glucoamylase family protein, with product MKLILRTLAIVTLLVGCNGQKTKEEAKKSTGIDADSLAIADEAMLDSVQYQTFNYFWEGAEPVSGLARERMHMDGVYPNHDKDIITTGGSGFGLMAILVGVERGFISREQALERYERIVGFLEKADRFHGAWPHWLLPSGKVTPFSKKDNGGDLVETAFLVQGLLTVKEYFKNGNEREKQLAQNIQQLWEGVEWDWYTKNGEDVLYWHWSPEYKWEMNFPVGGYNEALIMYILAAASPTHPIDKSVYEIGWAGEGEISQDTTYYGLETELNHYEHSDAPVGPLFWAHYSYLGLNPKGLKDQFGDYWKLNQNHALIHYKYCVDNPKDYEGYGEDCWGLTSSYSIKGYAGHRPEADLGVISPTAALSSMPYTPEESKQFLRFMYNQQDSLIGKYGPYDAFSLEDNWYLPRYLAIDQGPIPVMIENYRSGLFWKLFMANEEVQNGLKKLGFESQNIEKAND from the coding sequence ATGAAGTTAATTTTAAGAACATTGGCCATTGTTACTTTACTTGTAGGGTGCAATGGCCAAAAAACTAAAGAAGAGGCTAAAAAATCAACCGGAATAGATGCGGATAGTCTTGCTATTGCTGATGAGGCAATGTTGGACTCCGTACAGTACCAAACCTTCAATTACTTTTGGGAAGGTGCGGAACCTGTTTCAGGATTGGCCAGAGAGCGGATGCACATGGACGGGGTCTATCCCAACCACGATAAGGATATCATAACCACAGGAGGATCAGGTTTTGGCCTCATGGCTATCCTGGTCGGGGTGGAAAGAGGGTTTATTTCCCGTGAACAGGCTCTTGAGCGCTACGAACGTATCGTTGGTTTTCTGGAAAAAGCAGATCGCTTTCACGGAGCGTGGCCACATTGGTTATTGCCATCCGGAAAAGTAACCCCTTTCAGTAAAAAGGACAACGGAGGAGATTTGGTGGAGACCGCTTTTTTGGTTCAAGGTCTTTTAACGGTCAAGGAGTATTTTAAAAATGGCAACGAACGCGAAAAGCAACTGGCCCAAAACATACAACAGCTTTGGGAAGGCGTTGAGTGGGACTGGTACACCAAAAACGGTGAAGATGTATTGTACTGGCATTGGAGCCCAGAGTATAAATGGGAAATGAATTTTCCCGTGGGTGGCTATAACGAAGCACTCATCATGTACATTTTGGCGGCAGCTTCCCCAACACACCCGATTGATAAATCCGTTTATGAAATTGGTTGGGCCGGTGAGGGTGAAATCTCACAAGACACCACCTACTACGGCTTGGAAACAGAACTGAACCACTATGAACATAGCGATGCTCCCGTAGGTCCACTTTTCTGGGCACATTATTCCTATTTGGGACTTAACCCGAAAGGACTAAAAGATCAGTTTGGGGATTATTGGAAGTTGAACCAGAACCATGCTTTAATTCATTATAAATATTGTGTGGACAATCCAAAGGACTATGAAGGATATGGAGAGGATTGCTGGGGGTTGACATCAAGTTATTCCATTAAAGGGTATGCTGGGCATCGCCCAGAGGCAGATTTAGGAGTGATTTCGCCCACGGCAGCACTCTCATCCATGCCATATACCCCAGAGGAGAGCAAACAGTTTTTGAGGTTCATGTACAACCAACAAGATAGTCTTATTGGAAAATACGGACCTTACGATGCCTTTAGTCTGGAGGATAATTGGTACCTCCCAAGATATTTAGCCATAGACCAAGGCCCCATTCCGGTTATGATTGAAAATTACCGAAGCGGTCTGTTTTGGAAATTGTTCATGGCAAATGAAGAGGTGCAAAACGGACTCAAAAAATTGGGTTTTGAAAGCCAAAATATCGAAAAAGCAAATGATTAA